The bacterium DNA segment CTACTCCGTGTTGCGCACGGGCGTCGTGTGCCTGCGCTGCGCGGCCGGCCATGAGCTGACCGAGCTTCGCCCGTCGGCGCTGCACCTTTTGCGCAAGATGCTCGTCGCGCCGACAGGCGAGCTCTACCATCTCCCCTACGTGAAGGCCGACGCCGACGCGCTCGCGAACATCCTGCCCCGCCAGATCGAGCACCACATCGGCGCCCCGCTCACGGCGCTGCGCTACGCGCGCCGCCTGCCAAAGCCGGAAACGATGATTTCGGCAAGGGACGAAGTTTCCGGCGACGGCGCGGTGCAGAACGCACCCGACGGACAAATATCATCCGACCGGCAAACTTCGTCCGACGGGCCGACGTCATCGGACGGGCAGACATCATCCTGAGCGCCACTCTGTCATCCTGAGCGAAGCGAAGGATCTGGCCGGCCCCCGTAGACGGCCACGCCGCCAGCGAATCACGAATAACAACAACCATCCACGCACATATCGTAACACTCGAAAGCACCGCAATCGTCATAACAGGCGTGGCTTGTCTCGGCGCAGGTGTTCAGGCAACTGCAATACGGCTCGTGTTCCGGACTCGACGGAAGATAGGCGCTCTCCCCGTCGATATTGTAGCAAGGGTCGTCGTCCGAGGAGGACGATTCCGGAAACTCATCGGAACACTGGTCAAGACACGCCTGATATTTTTCATCGCAATCGATGGTGCAGGGCGATTCCTGTGGGTCGTCGGTACACGCCTTGTCAATCGGCTTTCCATCGCCACAATCGTCGTCGTCATCCCCGCATGAAAACAAAAAGGCGGCGAACATCATCAAGGCGAAGGTCACGATCCCCGTGATGGCAGCGGTAAAAACACGATGTCCATAGCGTGTCATCGGTCCCTCCAAAAACCGTCCGGCGCCGCGAGCGCCGAAGTATCCTATCACGAATATCGACCGGCTCTCATTTCTCGTTTTCTCTATTCTCGTTTCTACTCGTCCCCCGTTCCGAACCGGTACGACGTCGATATCACCAGGCTGATCGCCTCGGCGGTCACGCTCGTGCGTTCGACCTCGTCCACGATCTCGCCGCCGCGCTCCGTGACGGCGGGGACGAACGTCGTGCCGTCACCGAAGACGTAGTTGACGCCGAGGTTAAACGTGTATTGCGAATGGCGGATGCCGCCTGCCAGGGTGAGACCGTAGAGATCGACGGACGTCTGCTGGTTATCCTCGTCCGTGTCTTCCTGGGCGAAATCCGTGAAGAAGCCCGCGCGCAGCGGCACGGATTTGGTGACGTAATACTCCACGCCCGCGCGCACGTCGGTCACGGCCTTCAGTTTGACATCGGAGGCGACGGAATCCTTGTCCGCGTCCTTGTAGGACGCGCCGGCGGTGTAGAGCACGTCCGCGGAGATCGTGAAGCGCCGTGATTTTTCGTACGCGATGCCGCCGCCGACAAGAAGCGGATCCTCGCGTTTGGGCTCAAACTCGACGAACTCCTGATCGAGATCGTGCTCGTCTTGGTAACCCACGAAGATGTCGGTCGCCGAATCGCCCTCGCCGTAAAGCTGCATCGACGGCGAACGCACGATGGCGCCGACGCTCCACGGCGCGAACACGTAGCGGATGCCGCCAAGCACGAGCGCGCCGAACGTCAGGCGGTTCTCCTCGCTGTAGGCCGAAAGCGAAAGCTCGTCCTCGAGCACGTCGAAAGAGTCTTCGTCGAGTTTGCCCGTCCAGTACGAGCGGTAACGCTCCTGCCCCAAAAGGCCGAACAGCGTCGCGCCGATCGACAGATCGTGACGGATGCGCCGCGCGTATGACGGCCCGGCCCAATACGTTTTCGATTCCTCTGTCACCGACAACACGTGCCGGTCGGAGTCGAAGCTCGCCAGATCGCGGAAGTAAAAGTAGTCCGGCACGACGATCGAAAACCCGAGCGCGTCCCGCTGCGGTCCGGGGTCGGAGAACTTCAGCGAGTCGAACCGATACACCGTGCCGAAAGACGTCGGGTGCGACGTGATCTCGCGCGACTCCAGATCTTCGTCGATCTTGCCGAACTTGAAGGCGTTTTCGTATGTGATGCGCGCGTAGCCGTACGCCGTGCCTGTCAGCGAAAAACGCAGGCTGTCCGCGTACGCGAGACCGGCCGGATTGTACCAGCCGCCCGATGCGTCGTTCGCAAGGCCGATATACGCCCCGCCCATGCCCGACGCGCGCTCGCCGATGGGATACAGTCCCGTGCCCTGCGCGTGGGCGTCGACGGCGAAAAACCCCGTTGCGAAACAAACGACCGCCGCAAAAACAAACGCCGTCCGGTTGCGTGTAGGCATAGCGCATTTTCGGCACTCGTTGCCTTTTGTCCATCGGGTCCATAATGTCCATTCGGTCCATTGCGACTCAAAATCCGAAATCCCCAATCCGAAATCCAAAATGACAAACACCTATCCGCACCTTCTCGCCCCGCTCGATCTCGGTTTCACCCGGCTTAAAAACCGCGTCCTCATGGGTTCCATGCATACGGGCCTGGAGGAAGCGGAAAACGGCTTTGCCCGCATGGCCGCGTTCTTCGCCGAACGCGCGCGCGGCCAGGTCGGGCTGATCGTCACCGGCGGCATCGCGCCAAACGACGCCGGCCGCGCGTATCCGACGGCCGCGTCGATGCAGACCGCCGAGGATGTCGTGAATCACCGCGTCATCACCGACGCCGTTCACGCGGCCGGCGGCAAGATCGCCATGCAGATCCTGCACACCGGGCGATACGCGTTTCACGACAAGCTCGTCGCGCCAAGCCCCATTCAGGCGCCGATCAATTTCTTTCCGCCGCACGAGTTGACGCACGACGAGGTGCTGCAAACGATCGAGGATTTCGGCGAAGCGGCGCGCCTGGCGCGCGAGGCAGGCTACGACGGAGTGGAGGTGATGGGGAGCGAGGGCTATTTGCTTAACCAGTTCACCGCCGCGCGCACAAACCGGCGCACCGACGACTGGGGCGGCACGTACGAAAAGCGCATGCGGTTTCCGGTCGCGTGCGTTCGCCGCGCGCGCGAAAAGGCGGGGGACGATTTCATCGTCATCTATCGCCTCTCGATGCTCGATCTCGTGGACGGCGGAAGCACGTGGGAAGAGATCGTGCGCCTTGGCAAGGAGATCGAAAACGCCGGCGCGACGATCATCAACACCGGCATCGGTTGGCACGAAGCGCGCGTCCCCACGATCGCGATGAGCGTGCCGCGCGCGGTGTTCACGTGGGTGACCGAACGCATGAAACGCGAGGTGCGCGTGCCGCTTGTCGCCACAAACCGCATCAACACGCCCGAGGTCGCCGAAACGATTCTCGCGAGTGGGCAGGCGGACATGGTGTCGATGGCGCGGCCGATGCTCGCGGATTCGCACTTCGTCGCCAAGACCGCGGCCGGGCGCGCGGACGAGATCAACACGTGCATCGCGTGCAACCAGGCGTGCCTGGATCACATCTTCGAACTGCAGATCGCAAGCTGCCTCGTCAATCCGCGCGCGTGCCACGAGACGGAGCTCGTCTATGAAAAGATCGACGCACCCAAGCGCGTCGCCGTCGTCGGCGCCGGGCCGGCGGGCGTGTCCGCGGCGATGGTCGCCGCCGAGCGCGGGCACGACGTGACGCTGTTCGAGGCGTCGGGCGATATCGGCGGGCAACTCCAGATGGCGGTGAGGATTCCGGGCAAGGAGGAATTCCGGGAGACGCTGCGCTACTTCCGCACGTCGCTCGTCAAGCTCCGCGTGACGCAGCGCCTCAACACC contains these protein-coding regions:
- a CDS encoding NADPH-dependent 2,4-dienoyl-CoA reductase; protein product: MTNTYPHLLAPLDLGFTRLKNRVLMGSMHTGLEEAENGFARMAAFFAERARGQVGLIVTGGIAPNDAGRAYPTAASMQTAEDVVNHRVITDAVHAAGGKIAMQILHTGRYAFHDKLVAPSPIQAPINFFPPHELTHDEVLQTIEDFGEAARLAREAGYDGVEVMGSEGYLLNQFTAARTNRRTDDWGGTYEKRMRFPVACVRRAREKAGDDFIVIYRLSMLDLVDGGSTWEEIVRLGKEIENAGATIINTGIGWHEARVPTIAMSVPRAVFTWVTERMKREVRVPLVATNRINTPEVAETILASGQADMVSMARPMLADSHFVAKTAAGRADEINTCIACNQACLDHIFELQIASCLVNPRACHETELVYEKIDAPKRVAVVGAGPAGVSAAMVAAERGHDVTLFEASGDIGGQLQMAVRIPGKEEFRETLRYFRTSLVKLRVTQRLNTRASAADLADFDAVILATGVTPRMPEIDGLDHPKVMSYVDLLLGGKPAGERVAIVGAGGIGFDVAEYLTHADNGAATDNGAATDDRAATDDRAATVRERVGGNSDTAISPDITAFLAEWGVDPTVTSAGGLTGGASPPSPRTVYLLQRKTSKHGEGLGKTTGWIHRTQLKRRGVHHLAGVTYERIDDAGLHIRAGDETRVLDVDTVVVCAGQEPRRELYDALTAAGVAVHLIGGADVAAELDAKRAIRQGAEVAAKI